A region from the Candidatus Electrothrix scaldis genome encodes:
- the ppk1 gene encoding polyphosphate kinase 1 — protein MNTESEVEAVESREKKSSAQGGSKGRPEFDLTSPEWYLNRELTWLEFNRRVLHEGQDERTPLLERIMFLAIMGGNLDEFFMKRIGGLKQQVGAGVRKLTVDGRTPGEQIGECHEVVRSILTQKERLEQELFTTLSEKGIRIVGYKELDKEQQQEVDNYFLENIYPLLTPQGMDPAHPFPFISNLSINLLVVTRYEHDAHPFLNRIKVPTGVGIPRFIRVGGGHLYIRFEDLIANNLAVVFPGLVVESCSFFRVTRNAITEQDGANANDLLAVIETALRNRKFAEIVRLEVDAKMSATHRGMLAAELGIDEDKDVFTVEGIIGKRDLFEIAAIDLPEFHYPLHQPLDHFRLSGDSPNIFHLIREKGSLLFQHPYESFDSTVQRFLREASRDPKVLAIKMTLYRTSAGSRIIPYLLDAAQNGKQVAVVVELMARFDESANIRWAENLEEAGVHVTYGVVGLKTHSKVIFVVRRDFDGLRRYAHIGTGNYHAGTARIYSDLGLLTSDRVIAKDLTELFNYLTTGYAPERNYRKLLPSPRVLKKALLEKIEREIANHSNKNPGRIQFKTNALEDKDITAALYKASMAGVQVDLLIRDTCRLRPGVPGLSENVRVISIVGRFLEHSRIYYFYNNGEEEYFIGSADIMKRNLEDRVEVITPVEQEELCKVLREVLDVQLSDQRSAWEMQSDGRYIQRTSTGENEKGSHEILIEKAEKRLSDAQALFRLEQGRMMKRKKGQRKK, from the coding sequence ATGAATACAGAAAGTGAGGTTGAGGCTGTGGAATCCAGAGAGAAAAAATCCAGTGCGCAGGGCGGGAGCAAAGGCAGGCCAGAGTTTGATTTGACCTCCCCGGAATGGTACCTGAATCGGGAGCTGACCTGGCTGGAGTTTAATCGTCGGGTTCTGCATGAGGGGCAGGACGAACGCACCCCGCTTCTGGAACGGATCATGTTCCTGGCTATTATGGGCGGGAATCTTGACGAGTTCTTCATGAAGCGAATCGGTGGCCTTAAACAGCAGGTCGGGGCCGGGGTGCGCAAGCTTACTGTGGATGGTCGTACTCCGGGCGAGCAGATCGGCGAATGTCATGAGGTGGTCCGTAGTATCCTGACGCAGAAGGAACGGCTGGAGCAGGAATTATTCACCACACTGAGTGAAAAGGGCATCAGGATTGTCGGGTACAAAGAGCTTGATAAAGAGCAGCAACAGGAGGTGGATAATTATTTCCTTGAAAATATCTATCCGCTGCTGACGCCCCAGGGCATGGACCCGGCCCATCCCTTCCCCTTTATCTCCAATCTATCCATCAACCTGCTGGTGGTGACCAGGTACGAGCATGACGCTCATCCTTTTCTGAATCGTATCAAGGTGCCTACCGGGGTGGGGATTCCTCGTTTTATTCGGGTCGGGGGAGGGCATCTCTATATCCGTTTTGAGGATCTTATAGCCAATAATCTGGCCGTAGTTTTTCCAGGTTTGGTTGTGGAATCATGCAGCTTTTTCCGGGTCACCCGCAATGCTATTACTGAGCAGGACGGTGCTAATGCCAATGATCTGCTGGCCGTGATTGAGACGGCGTTGCGTAATCGGAAATTCGCCGAGATTGTTCGTCTGGAAGTGGATGCCAAGATGTCAGCAACTCATCGGGGCATGTTGGCTGCGGAATTGGGGATTGACGAGGACAAGGATGTGTTCACCGTGGAAGGCATCATCGGTAAGCGGGATCTTTTTGAGATTGCTGCTATTGATCTCCCGGAATTTCATTATCCCCTGCACCAGCCCCTTGATCATTTCCGGTTGTCCGGAGATTCTCCCAATATTTTTCATCTGATCCGGGAAAAAGGTTCGCTTCTGTTCCAGCATCCTTACGAGTCTTTTGACAGCACGGTGCAGCGTTTTCTGCGCGAGGCCAGCCGTGACCCCAAGGTCCTGGCTATCAAGATGACCCTGTACCGCACCTCGGCAGGCTCCCGGATTATTCCCTATCTGCTGGATGCGGCCCAGAACGGTAAGCAGGTGGCGGTGGTGGTGGAGCTTATGGCCCGTTTTGATGAGTCCGCCAATATCCGCTGGGCTGAGAATCTGGAAGAGGCCGGAGTCCATGTCACCTATGGTGTTGTTGGTTTGAAGACCCATTCCAAGGTCATCTTTGTAGTACGGAGGGATTTTGATGGTCTGCGCCGCTATGCCCATATCGGGACCGGCAATTATCATGCAGGCACGGCCAGAATTTACTCCGATTTGGGCCTGCTTACCAGTGATCGGGTGATTGCCAAGGACCTCACCGAATTATTTAATTATCTGACCACCGGTTACGCGCCAGAGAGAAATTACCGCAAACTCTTGCCTTCACCCAGGGTGCTGAAAAAGGCCCTGCTGGAAAAAATTGAGCGGGAGATTGCCAATCACAGCAATAAAAATCCTGGCAGAATCCAGTTCAAGACCAATGCTCTGGAAGATAAGGACATCACAGCTGCCCTGTACAAGGCCTCTATGGCCGGGGTGCAGGTGGATTTGCTGATTCGGGATACCTGTCGGCTCCGGCCCGGCGTTCCCGGTTTGTCGGAAAATGTTCGGGTTATTTCTATTGTAGGTCGCTTCCTGGAGCACAGCCGTATTTATTATTTCTATAATAACGGTGAGGAAGAGTATTTTATCGGCTCCGCTGATATTATGAAACGCAACCTGGAGGACCGGGTGGAGGTCATCACCCCGGTGGAGCAGGAAGAACTGTGTAAGGTCTTGCGGGAGGTCCTTGATGTTCAGTTGTCAGATCAGCGCAGTGCCTGGGAAATGCAGTCCGATGGTCGTTATATTCAACGGACCAGCACCGGGGAGAATGAAAAAGGGAGCCATGAAATTTTGATCGAGAAGGCAGAAAAGCGTCTGTCTGATGCCCAGGCCCTGTTTAGGTTAGAGCAGGGAAGGATGATGAAGCGGAAAAAAGGGCAGAGGAAGAAGTGA
- a CDS encoding DUF697 domain-containing protein, whose product MIGLENIEVEADTDEAQILEDEELKKEDEEKNAQAQQRILYYTYGGMAMGFVPFPLLDLAALSALQLKMLHRLSEIYGVDFYGKLGRSASSSLVGGLFPVASAAPVAASLTKFIPGIGHFLSYGTLVVLNGASTYAVGKVFARHFASGGTFLNFDPDAVRDYFAEQYEKGKEVVAVLKKKGKPSKEL is encoded by the coding sequence ATGATAGGCCTTGAGAACATTGAAGTCGAAGCGGATACGGATGAGGCACAGATACTTGAAGATGAGGAGCTGAAAAAGGAGGATGAAGAGAAAAATGCCCAGGCACAGCAGCGTATTCTCTATTATACCTATGGCGGTATGGCTATGGGCTTTGTTCCTTTTCCCCTGCTGGATCTGGCCGCATTAAGTGCCTTGCAGTTGAAAATGTTGCATAGACTCTCTGAAATTTATGGGGTAGATTTCTATGGAAAACTGGGGCGCTCCGCAAGCAGTAGCCTTGTTGGTGGCCTTTTTCCTGTGGCCTCTGCTGCACCGGTGGCAGCCAGTTTGACCAAATTTATTCCGGGGATCGGCCATTTTCTGTCCTACGGGACCTTGGTGGTTCTCAACGGTGCTTCAACCTATGCAGTAGGGAAAGTTTTTGCCCGCCATTTTGCTTCCGGCGGTACCTTCCTGAATTTTGATCCTGACGCTGTGCGTGATTATTTTGCTGAACAGTATGAAAAGGGCAAAGAGGTTGTTGCCGTGTTGAAAAAGAAAGGAAAACCAAGCAAAGAATTGTGA
- a CDS encoding ABC transporter substrate-binding protein, which produces MKLKKAAGVLLGILLLISGCQSERQTVKQVTEKEDASTIHLGVAWVRGDGLFIEGAELAVEEANASGGVLQKKIKLIISEEEADTSATLNHTSSLMVGENVKEYSRETARYFIRHPRPITAVIGHRYSFMALSAAGLYQQSRMLFLAPTATNDLLTSMDFDYVFRMVPKNSVLGRQLAMYAAARGIKRVAIFNERSEDALELGAALKQSLAGQGVQTVVEYSFFSGMSGREFTSYAMEFKRHHKKDPVDAVFLLVGGDMARSIIQEFYKRGVGDTVFLTGEGVDEHGFWQTMQELQEEIKEPIHVGVPTLFQDNSEYTRFFREKFSQVYETPPDSLAALGYDSVNILLAAVEQAGAAAPDKVVDELRYLRACQGLTRKIAFQDTGDIEYKPYLIKWMTATGFEYRDVKDQVIAPDTYTSALPGCVNIDRDKDGIVDKRDICPDNSKEELVQGVFLEGEKRGCPLDTDEDGLPDYLDACPHNTEEELTQGVDAQGCPVDLDQDKVLDFRDECLQSTPETLSKGVDAQGCPADTDQDGVGDYADLCPNSAPQEIKEGVDLTGCPVDEDKDGVPNYWDACPKSTEEELRFGVERDGCPQDTDNDQHPDFQDHCREDSPADLVLGTDEQGCPKDSDQDGVYDVYDACPDTAPGTWVNEYGCTLLTLFSDSSFASGKATLSAEAEQKLQDFAGKLVLELIERIIITAHADSQGADDFNLRLSEERAESVARFLEQEGIPAGIIYTQGAGESQPIADNATEEGRRKNRRVELNVLLKAKKH; this is translated from the coding sequence ATGAAATTGAAAAAAGCCGCTGGGGTCTTGCTCGGCATACTTCTTCTTATATCCGGCTGTCAGAGCGAGCGGCAGACTGTTAAGCAGGTTACGGAAAAAGAAGATGCAAGTACGATTCATCTCGGTGTGGCTTGGGTGCGGGGGGATGGGTTGTTCATTGAGGGTGCAGAACTGGCAGTGGAAGAGGCCAATGCCTCGGGCGGTGTCTTGCAGAAAAAGATCAAGCTCATCATCAGTGAGGAGGAAGCCGATACATCTGCTACTCTGAATCATACCTCTAGCTTGATGGTCGGTGAAAATGTCAAAGAATACTCGAGAGAAACAGCTCGCTATTTTATTCGTCACCCCCGACCTATTACAGCGGTTATAGGCCATCGATATTCCTTTATGGCGCTTTCTGCGGCTGGTCTTTACCAGCAGAGCAGGATGCTTTTTCTTGCTCCGACAGCCACCAATGACCTCTTGACCAGCATGGACTTTGACTACGTTTTTCGCATGGTTCCGAAGAACAGTGTCTTAGGTCGGCAGCTGGCCATGTATGCAGCAGCCCGGGGAATCAAACGGGTGGCGATTTTTAATGAACGAAGCGAGGACGCCCTCGAACTGGGCGCGGCCCTGAAACAATCTCTGGCAGGGCAGGGCGTGCAGACTGTGGTGGAATATTCCTTTTTCAGCGGAATGTCCGGGCGGGAATTCACCTCCTATGCGATGGAGTTTAAGCGCCACCATAAAAAAGATCCTGTGGATGCGGTGTTTCTGTTGGTTGGCGGCGATATGGCTCGCAGTATTATCCAGGAATTTTATAAGCGGGGGGTAGGTGATACGGTTTTTCTCACCGGAGAAGGTGTTGATGAACACGGCTTTTGGCAGACCATGCAGGAGCTCCAGGAGGAAATAAAAGAACCAATTCATGTCGGCGTGCCCACCCTGTTCCAGGATAATAGTGAATATACCCGTTTCTTTCGGGAAAAATTTTCCCAAGTTTATGAAACTCCTCCAGATAGTTTGGCTGCTCTGGGCTATGATTCTGTGAATATTTTATTGGCCGCAGTGGAGCAGGCAGGAGCAGCAGCACCGGATAAGGTGGTGGATGAACTCCGTTATTTGCGGGCCTGCCAAGGCCTGACCCGTAAAATCGCCTTTCAGGATACTGGGGATATTGAGTACAAACCCTACCTGATCAAATGGATGACGGCGACCGGCTTTGAGTATCGTGATGTAAAGGATCAGGTTATTGCGCCTGATACCTATACCAGCGCCTTGCCCGGCTGTGTGAATATTGATCGGGATAAAGACGGTATCGTTGATAAGCGTGATATCTGCCCTGATAATAGCAAGGAGGAATTGGTGCAGGGGGTTTTTCTCGAAGGAGAAAAGAGAGGTTGTCCTCTGGATACAGATGAGGACGGATTACCCGATTACCTGGATGCATGTCCTCATAATACAGAGGAAGAGCTGACCCAAGGCGTAGATGCTCAAGGCTGCCCAGTGGATCTGGATCAGGATAAGGTGTTGGATTTTAGAGATGAGTGCTTGCAGAGTACCCCGGAGACGCTGAGTAAAGGGGTAGATGCTCAAGGGTGTCCTGCGGATACGGACCAGGACGGCGTGGGGGATTATGCTGATCTTTGTCCGAACAGTGCTCCGCAGGAAATCAAGGAGGGAGTCGATCTGACCGGCTGCCCTGTTGATGAGGACAAAGACGGGGTACCCAATTACTGGGATGCTTGCCCGAAGAGTACAGAGGAAGAACTGCGTTTCGGTGTGGAACGAGACGGCTGCCCGCAGGATACGGATAATGACCAGCACCCTGACTTTCAGGATCATTGTCGGGAAGATTCGCCAGCAGATTTGGTCTTAGGAACAGATGAGCAGGGCTGTCCCAAGGACAGCGATCAGGATGGAGTCTATGATGTGTATGATGCCTGTCCAGACACTGCACCGGGAACCTGGGTGAACGAATATGGGTGTACCTTGCTGACTTTGTTTTCAGATAGCAGTTTTGCGAGCGGCAAAGCAACCTTATCTGCTGAGGCCGAGCAGAAATTGCAGGACTTTGCCGGGAAATTGGTCCTGGAACTTATCGAGCGCATTATCATTACCGCCCATGCGGACAGTCAGGGGGCAGATGATTTTAACCTCCGTCTATCGGAGGAGCGCGCCGAGTCGGTGGCTCGTTTTTTAGAGCAGGAGGGCATTCCGGCAGGAATTATTTACACCCAAGGAGCTGGAGAAAGCCAACCTATTGCTGATAATGCAACAGAAGAGGGACGCAGAAAAAATCGTCGGGTAGAGCTGAATGTGCTCCTGAAGGCAAAAAAACACTGA
- a CDS encoding ATP-binding cassette domain-containing protein: MLQLSSLLGGYGKDNRRFLIPQVLQSSMMDCGPAALKAMLGGFGVHVSYARLREACQTDVDGTSIDTLEDLAVQLGLDASQVILPADHLFLPEAEALPALAVMLQPNGFTHFIIIWRLHGPWAQILDPATGRHWIRTDLLKERLYLHQHTLQAGEWQEWASGQDFCDPLLARLLTLCYDPIWAEARLQEALDEQMQSGKQLAALDAATRMTSSLVQAGGIRKGNEASSLIERLLEQPEHIPQRYWSAFFSSDEQVIFQGALLLHAAGLVEEPEIDPVEVVEAEGQENLDGSERGASASVQTMLSQEGESPEREILHTLCRDNKFTPLLVISAILLAGFGTAMEVVVLRGLVEIGQQLHLGGQQGEAFMLVILFLLSLLLLEWPLHNVSLRLGRRFELRLRQRFLEKIPRLEDRYFRSRLTSDMVQRAYELRHLRIIPMVGMQALKILTEITCITVGLIILYPQGALLILCSCLLIIALALVTQPLVQEQDMRFRTHIGGLSRFYLDALLGLLPLRSHSAVPALRSEHERLLANWAKAGQDFFVTYERMTALNIFFSTGLAILLLYSYTQSGGESSGTLILLYWMLTLPQLGRSLAELTQLYPSLRNRLLRLMEPLNTPDETYDWYQEGQEDQEHQEHQEEEVDRGEKLKAEGGIAVQFDQVRVVQAGKTIIRGISTQLAPGEQVALVGPSGAGKSTLIGLLLGWYRPATGGTVRVDGELLQGERLQALRRELVWVDPEVQLWNRTFQGNLNYGNNTVAPPTAELLSQAELLDVLSRLPDGEGTVLGENGGFLSGGEGQRVRLGRGLNREAPRLVLLDEPFRGLTREQRRNLLIKARLYWQGATLIFISHDVSESLDFDRVWMMKDGQLVEDGQPQELAACPDSAYAQLLQREKSLRRLIWDSTDWIRLRLEKGKLHPVKKQGDAP; this comes from the coding sequence ATGTTGCAACTCTCTTCCCTTCTTGGCGGTTACGGTAAGGATAATCGACGCTTTCTGATACCGCAGGTTCTTCAGAGTTCGATGATGGACTGTGGCCCTGCTGCCTTAAAGGCTATGTTGGGAGGCTTCGGTGTTCATGTCAGTTACGCCAGGTTACGGGAGGCCTGCCAGACCGATGTGGACGGCACATCCATTGATACCCTGGAAGATTTGGCTGTCCAGTTGGGCCTGGATGCCAGCCAGGTGATCCTGCCAGCAGATCATCTTTTTTTGCCGGAAGCAGAGGCCCTGCCTGCCTTGGCTGTCATGCTGCAGCCCAATGGCTTTACTCATTTTATTATTATTTGGCGGCTGCATGGCCCTTGGGCTCAGATTCTTGATCCGGCCACAGGACGGCATTGGATACGGACTGATCTTCTCAAAGAGCGCCTTTACCTGCATCAGCATACCTTGCAGGCCGGTGAATGGCAGGAATGGGCAAGTGGTCAGGACTTCTGTGATCCGCTTTTGGCCCGTCTTCTCACACTCTGCTATGATCCGATTTGGGCAGAGGCCCGTCTTCAGGAGGCCTTGGATGAGCAGATGCAGAGCGGAAAACAACTTGCTGCCCTGGATGCAGCAACCCGTATGACTTCTTCTTTGGTGCAGGCAGGGGGAATCCGTAAGGGGAATGAGGCAAGCAGCCTGATTGAGCGACTCCTTGAGCAACCGGAACATATTCCCCAGCGTTACTGGTCTGCCTTTTTTTCATCGGATGAACAGGTCATTTTCCAGGGAGCCTTATTACTGCACGCAGCGGGTCTGGTTGAAGAACCGGAAATAGACCCCGTGGAAGTCGTAGAAGCCGAGGGGCAAGAAAACCTGGACGGTAGTGAAAGAGGTGCGTCTGCATCAGTTCAGACGATGTTGTCTCAAGAAGGAGAGAGCCCGGAACGAGAGATTTTGCATACCCTTTGCCGGGATAATAAATTTACTCCCTTACTTGTTATCAGCGCTATTCTCTTGGCCGGATTCGGCACAGCAATGGAGGTCGTGGTGCTGAGGGGGCTCGTGGAAATCGGCCAGCAACTGCATCTGGGCGGTCAGCAAGGAGAGGCCTTTATGCTGGTGATCCTCTTCCTGCTTTCCTTGCTGCTCCTGGAATGGCCCCTGCATAATGTTTCTCTACGTTTAGGGCGTCGTTTTGAATTGCGGCTGCGGCAGCGTTTCCTGGAAAAAATACCTCGGCTGGAAGATCGTTATTTTCGTAGTCGGCTCACCTCGGATATGGTCCAACGGGCCTATGAGTTGCGGCATCTGCGTATTATTCCAATGGTGGGTATGCAGGCGTTAAAAATACTCACTGAAATCACTTGTATTACGGTGGGCCTGATTATTCTCTATCCTCAGGGAGCCCTGCTGATCCTCTGTAGTTGCCTGCTTATTATTGCCTTGGCCCTGGTAACCCAGCCCTTGGTGCAAGAGCAGGATATGCGTTTTCGGACTCATATCGGTGGGCTCAGTCGTTTTTATCTGGATGCCCTGTTGGGCCTCTTGCCTTTGCGGAGCCATAGCGCAGTCCCGGCTTTGCGCAGTGAGCATGAGCGGCTGTTGGCGAATTGGGCAAAAGCTGGGCAGGATTTTTTTGTTACCTATGAGCGGATGACTGCTCTGAATATCTTTTTCAGCACTGGCCTGGCTATCCTCCTCCTCTATTCCTATACCCAGTCAGGAGGTGAGAGTAGCGGCACGTTGATTTTGCTTTATTGGATGCTGACCCTGCCGCAGCTTGGACGCTCTTTAGCTGAGTTGACCCAGCTGTATCCTTCACTCCGTAATCGTCTATTGCGCCTGATGGAACCCCTGAATACGCCTGATGAAACCTATGATTGGTATCAAGAGGGGCAGGAGGATCAGGAACATCAGGAACATCAGGAAGAAGAGGTGGATAGAGGAGAAAAGTTGAAGGCGGAAGGTGGCATAGCTGTGCAGTTTGATCAGGTCCGTGTTGTCCAGGCAGGGAAAACCATCATTAGGGGGATAAGTACTCAGCTTGCTCCTGGAGAGCAGGTCGCCTTGGTTGGCCCATCCGGGGCAGGGAAATCTACTTTGATTGGCTTATTGCTGGGTTGGTATCGACCGGCAACTGGCGGTACTGTGCGGGTGGATGGGGAGCTCTTGCAGGGAGAACGATTGCAAGCCCTGCGGCGAGAGTTGGTCTGGGTGGACCCGGAGGTGCAGCTTTGGAATCGCACCTTCCAGGGTAATCTGAATTATGGAAATAATACTGTGGCCCCGCCAACAGCAGAGCTGCTCAGTCAGGCTGAACTCCTGGATGTTTTATCCCGTCTGCCAGACGGCGAAGGAACTGTGCTGGGAGAAAACGGCGGGTTCCTGTCCGGCGGAGAAGGGCAGCGTGTTCGCCTGGGACGAGGATTAAATCGGGAGGCTCCACGCCTTGTTCTTCTGGATGAGCCCTTTCGAGGTCTGACCCGGGAGCAGCGACGGAATTTATTGATCAAAGCACGTTTGTACTGGCAGGGTGCTACCCTCATCTTTATTTCCCATGATGTGAGTGAGAGTTTGGATTTTGATAGGGTCTGGATGATGAAGGATGGTCAGTTGGTGGAAGATGGTCAGCCGCAAGAGTTGGCAGCCTGCCCTGATTCTGCCTATGCCCAGTTGTTACAAAGGGAGAAGTCCCTGCGTAGGCTGATTTGGGACAGTACGGATTGGATTCGTCTCCGTTTGGAAAAGGGGAAGTTGCACCCGGTGAAAAAACAGGGCGATGCGCCCTGA
- a CDS encoding ABC transporter ATP-binding protein, whose amino-acid sequence MIATAFPLPAEVIWPLTALHEALPLLAGKSSLLSRAAEKGAQVTPLTEEVDTPEFLAAWLENTAQQLGLEAVATETNYAELETMLAQVGPALIPLPKELDKTASFVLLLSGGRKTLRLLKQDGRVYRLPVDRLRDILTKELEAPLLPTLDALLEQVDIREEQQGRVRKSLLREYLAAERVGSCWMLRLPPSASFIHQLRRVGFSRKLGGLVSLTLLGRLLILLASFLIGKTIIQGSIESSDFQLWSLLLLTIIPVQLAGMQIKDRLSLHFGVLLRSRLLHGILQLRPEEVQHKGSGYFVGTVQEIEQLEAMGMSTAFLSVTSLLEIVLATGVLMLGAGGLLHGLLLLGWTGAILLLGRVYYQRMRDWLVHSRAMTCDLVERMVGHRTRLAQERPEELHALEDQLLSHYAVLSERLDSMEVLLKGAAGRRGWLPVSLLGTTALFFSGTTGVDMLAVSLGGTLLAALALDQLVHSIYQFLKTLMSWEQVYPLYQAASRERARKMPQFVSPLVLQRNRELYPVIQAEKLSFSYASSREGTGRAKGAQNLLDQCDLIVRTGEHVLLEGPSGCGKSTLAALLSGLQQPDSGSLRVLGFSSASLGEEAWRKRVVIAPQFHQNYILTETLAFNLLMGRGWPPSAHDLQEAEEICRELGLGELLQAMPSGLQQMVGEGGWRLSHGERSRLFIARTLLQQADVIILDESFAALDPETLNTALTCVLGRARSLLLIAHP is encoded by the coding sequence ATGATTGCGACTGCTTTCCCCTTACCAGCTGAGGTCATCTGGCCCCTGACAGCCTTGCATGAGGCCCTGCCTCTTTTGGCTGGGAAGTCCTCCTTGCTCTCCCGTGCCGCTGAAAAAGGAGCGCAGGTGACACCACTGACTGAGGAGGTGGATACCCCTGAGTTTCTCGCTGCCTGGTTGGAAAATACAGCCCAACAATTGGGTTTGGAAGCAGTGGCAACTGAGACCAACTACGCAGAGCTGGAAACCATGCTTGCACAGGTTGGCCCGGCCCTGATTCCTCTCCCAAAGGAGCTCGATAAAACTGCTTCCTTTGTTTTGCTGCTCTCTGGGGGACGGAAAACCTTGCGTCTCCTAAAACAGGATGGAAGGGTGTATCGGCTGCCCGTGGATCGACTGCGGGATATCTTGACCAAGGAGCTGGAAGCCCCGCTCTTGCCGACCCTTGATGCGCTCTTGGAACAGGTGGATATTCGCGAGGAACAGCAGGGGCGGGTGCGCAAGTCCCTGCTGCGCGAATACCTTGCCGCTGAAAGGGTGGGTAGCTGTTGGATGTTGCGTCTGCCGCCAAGTGCCTCCTTTATCCATCAGCTCCGGCGGGTTGGTTTTTCCCGGAAGCTTGGTGGACTGGTTAGCCTTACCCTGCTTGGCCGTCTGCTTATTTTGCTTGCCTCGTTTTTGATCGGGAAAACGATCATACAGGGAAGTATTGAATCCAGTGATTTTCAACTCTGGTCGCTTCTGCTGCTTACGATTATTCCAGTACAGCTGGCAGGCATGCAGATCAAGGATCGTTTGTCTCTGCACTTTGGCGTTCTCTTGCGCAGCCGTCTCTTGCATGGCATTCTGCAATTGCGGCCGGAAGAGGTACAGCATAAGGGGAGCGGTTATTTTGTCGGGACTGTGCAGGAGATCGAACAGCTGGAAGCTATGGGGATGAGTACGGCTTTCCTGTCCGTCACCTCGCTGCTTGAAATTGTGCTTGCAACTGGCGTGCTGATGTTGGGCGCAGGAGGCCTGTTGCACGGCCTGCTTCTGCTGGGGTGGACCGGAGCTATCCTTCTGCTTGGTCGGGTCTATTATCAGAGGATGCGGGATTGGTTGGTTCATTCCCGAGCCATGACCTGTGATCTGGTCGAGCGCATGGTGGGGCATCGAACCCGTCTGGCCCAGGAAAGGCCTGAAGAGCTTCATGCCCTGGAAGATCAGCTCCTTAGTCATTATGCGGTCTTGTCAGAACGGCTGGACAGTATGGAGGTGCTGCTGAAGGGGGCTGCCGGTCGGCGTGGCTGGTTGCCGGTGAGTTTGCTTGGCACCACGGCCTTGTTTTTCAGCGGCACAACCGGGGTGGATATGCTGGCTGTCAGTCTGGGTGGGACCCTGCTGGCGGCCTTGGCACTGGATCAGCTGGTTCATAGTATCTATCAGTTCCTCAAAACCCTGATGAGCTGGGAGCAGGTGTATCCCCTGTACCAGGCAGCCAGTCGCGAACGTGCGCGAAAAATGCCGCAATTTGTTTCGCCTCTTGTCCTGCAGCGGAACAGGGAGTTATACCCTGTCATTCAGGCAGAGAAGCTCAGTTTTTCTTATGCCTCTTCCAGAGAAGGTACAGGACGTGCAAAAGGTGCTCAGAACCTGCTGGATCAATGTGATCTGATTGTACGGACAGGGGAGCATGTTTTACTGGAGGGGCCTTCCGGCTGTGGAAAGTCCACCCTGGCTGCTTTGCTCAGTGGTTTGCAGCAGCCGGATTCCGGTTCTCTCCGTGTCCTTGGTTTTTCCTCAGCAAGTCTGGGAGAAGAGGCCTGGCGTAAGCGGGTGGTTATTGCACCCCAGTTTCATCAGAATTATATTCTCACAGAGACCCTTGCTTTTAATCTTCTCATGGGTAGAGGTTGGCCTCCATCAGCCCATGATTTACAGGAAGCAGAGGAGATTTGCCGGGAATTGGGGCTGGGAGAATTGCTCCAGGCCATGCCCTCGGGCTTGCAACAGATGGTAGGAGAAGGGGGCTGGCGTTTATCGCACGGCGAGCGAAGTCGCCTATTTATTGCCCGCACCTTGCTCCAACAAGCAGATGTAATTATTCTGGACGAGAGCTTTGCCGCCCTTGATCCGGAAACCCTGAATACAGCCTTGACCTGTGTCCTGGGTCGGGCAAGATCCTTGCTTCTTATTGCTCATCCTTAA